The Micromonospora sp. WMMD961 genome has a segment encoding these proteins:
- the carB gene encoding carbamoyl-phosphate synthase large subunit has protein sequence MPKRTDLKHILVIGSGPIVIGQACEFDYSGTQACRVLRSEGIRVSLVNSNPATIMTDPEFADATYVEPITPEFVELVIAKERPDAILATLGGQTALNTAVALHEGGILEKYGVELIGANIDAINRGEDRQLFKEIVAKAGVRLGVDDPTGLVPRSRVCHSMEEVEATVAELGLPVVIRPSFTMGGLGSGMAHTPEDLARIAGDGLAASPVHEVLIEESVLGWKEYELELMRDRHDNVVVVCSIENLDPMGVHTGDSVTVAPAMTLTDREYQRLRDLGIAVLREVGVDTGGCNIQFAVNPVDGRIVVIEMNPRVSRSSALASKATGFPIAKIAAKLAIGYTLDEIPNDITLKTPAAFEPTLDYVVVKIPRFAFEKFPGADPELTTTMKSVGEAMSLGRNFTEALNKAMRSMETRSSGFWTTPDPEGASRENTLAALRIPHDGRLYTVERALRLGASIAEVAEASGGIDPWFLDQIAALIELRAEIVDAPVLDADLLRVAKRAGLSDRQLAALRPELAAEDGVRTLRHRLDVRPVYKTVDTCAAEFEATTPYHYSTYDLETEVVPSNRPKVLILGSGPNRIGQGIEFDYSCVHAVQALRSAGYETVMVNCNPETVSTDYDTADRLYFEPLTFEDVLEVWHAEDSSGRAAGGPGVVGVVVQLGGQTPLGLAQRLKDAGVPIVGTSPESIHLAEERGAFGAVLARSGLRAPAHGMATSYDEAKTIADEIGYPVLVRPSYVLGGRGMEIVYDDPTLRDYIGRATDISPDHPVLVDRFLDDAIEIDVDALCDADGEVYIGGVMEHIEEAGIHSGDSSCALPPITLAGSHLAEVRRYTEAIARGVGVRGLLNVQYALKDDVLYVLEANPRASRTVPFVSKATAVPLAKAAARIALGATIAELRAEGLLPATGDGGTMPADAPVAVKEAVLPFKRFRTRSGKGIDSLLGPEMKSTGEVMGIDTNFGHAFAKSQSAAYGSLPTAGKIFVSVANRDKRGMIFPIKRLADLGFEIVATAGTAEVLRRHGIACEQIRKHYQAGEGDDAVSLIGGGHVALVINTPQGSGASARSDGYEIRSAAVTADIPCITTVPGAAAAVMGIEARIRGDMRVRPLQDLHATLRAAQ, from the coding sequence ATGCCTAAGCGGACCGATCTCAAGCACATCCTGGTGATCGGCTCCGGGCCGATCGTCATCGGGCAGGCCTGCGAGTTCGACTACTCCGGCACCCAGGCGTGCCGGGTGCTGCGCAGCGAGGGGATCCGGGTCAGCCTGGTCAACTCCAACCCGGCGACCATCATGACCGACCCGGAGTTCGCCGACGCGACCTACGTCGAGCCGATCACACCGGAGTTCGTGGAGCTGGTCATCGCCAAGGAACGCCCGGACGCGATCCTGGCGACCCTCGGTGGGCAGACCGCGCTGAACACGGCGGTCGCCCTGCACGAGGGCGGCATTCTGGAGAAGTACGGCGTGGAGTTGATCGGCGCGAACATCGACGCCATCAACCGCGGCGAGGACCGGCAGCTGTTCAAGGAGATCGTGGCGAAGGCCGGCGTACGGCTGGGTGTCGACGACCCGACCGGCCTGGTGCCCCGCTCCCGGGTCTGCCACTCCATGGAGGAGGTCGAGGCGACCGTCGCCGAGCTGGGTCTGCCGGTGGTGATCCGGCCCTCGTTCACCATGGGTGGCCTGGGTTCCGGCATGGCGCACACCCCGGAGGACCTGGCCCGCATCGCCGGCGACGGCCTGGCCGCCAGCCCGGTGCACGAGGTGCTCATCGAGGAGAGCGTGCTCGGTTGGAAGGAGTACGAACTCGAACTGATGCGCGACCGGCACGACAACGTGGTGGTGGTCTGCTCGATCGAGAACCTCGACCCGATGGGCGTGCACACCGGCGACAGCGTCACCGTGGCCCCGGCCATGACGCTCACCGACCGGGAGTACCAGCGCCTGCGTGACCTGGGCATCGCCGTGCTCCGCGAGGTCGGGGTGGACACCGGCGGCTGCAACATCCAGTTCGCGGTCAACCCGGTCGACGGCCGGATCGTCGTGATCGAGATGAACCCCCGGGTGTCCCGTTCGTCGGCGTTGGCGTCCAAGGCGACCGGCTTCCCGATCGCGAAGATCGCCGCGAAGCTGGCCATCGGTTACACCCTCGACGAGATCCCCAACGACATCACGTTGAAGACCCCGGCGGCGTTCGAGCCGACCCTGGACTACGTGGTGGTGAAGATCCCCCGGTTCGCGTTCGAGAAGTTCCCCGGCGCGGACCCGGAGCTGACCACCACGATGAAGTCGGTGGGCGAGGCGATGAGCCTCGGGCGCAACTTCACCGAGGCGCTGAACAAGGCGATGCGCTCGATGGAAACCCGATCATCTGGTTTCTGGACCACTCCGGACCCGGAGGGGGCCAGCCGGGAGAACACTCTCGCCGCGCTGCGGATCCCGCACGACGGGCGCTTGTACACCGTCGAGCGGGCGCTGCGCCTCGGCGCGTCGATCGCCGAGGTCGCCGAGGCCTCCGGCGGGATCGACCCGTGGTTCCTCGACCAGATCGCCGCGCTGATCGAGCTGCGCGCGGAGATCGTGGACGCGCCGGTGCTCGACGCCGACCTGTTGCGGGTGGCGAAGCGGGCCGGCCTGTCCGACCGGCAACTCGCCGCGCTGCGCCCGGAGCTGGCCGCCGAGGACGGCGTACGGACCCTGCGGCACCGCCTCGACGTGCGTCCGGTCTACAAGACGGTGGACACCTGCGCGGCCGAGTTCGAGGCGACCACGCCGTACCACTACTCGACGTACGACCTGGAGACCGAGGTCGTACCGTCGAACCGGCCGAAGGTCCTGATCCTGGGCTCCGGCCCGAACCGGATCGGCCAGGGCATCGAGTTCGACTACTCCTGCGTGCACGCGGTGCAGGCGTTGCGGTCGGCCGGTTACGAGACCGTCATGGTCAACTGCAACCCGGAGACCGTCTCCACCGACTACGACACCGCCGACCGGCTCTACTTCGAGCCGCTGACCTTCGAGGACGTCCTGGAGGTCTGGCACGCCGAGGACTCGTCCGGCCGGGCGGCCGGCGGGCCGGGCGTGGTCGGGGTGGTCGTGCAGCTCGGCGGTCAGACCCCGCTGGGGTTGGCGCAGCGGCTCAAGGACGCGGGGGTGCCGATCGTCGGCACCTCGCCGGAGTCGATCCACCTGGCCGAGGAGCGGGGCGCGTTCGGCGCGGTGCTGGCCCGGTCCGGGCTGCGCGCGCCCGCGCACGGCATGGCCACCTCCTACGACGAGGCCAAGACGATCGCCGACGAGATCGGCTACCCGGTGCTGGTCCGGCCGTCGTACGTGCTGGGCGGGCGGGGTATGGAGATCGTCTACGACGACCCGACGCTGCGCGACTACATCGGACGGGCCACCGACATCTCCCCGGATCACCCGGTGCTGGTGGACCGGTTCCTCGACGACGCCATCGAGATCGACGTGGACGCGCTCTGCGACGCCGACGGCGAGGTCTACATCGGCGGTGTGATGGAGCACATCGAGGAGGCCGGCATCCACTCCGGCGACTCGTCCTGCGCGTTGCCGCCGATCACCCTCGCCGGCTCGCACCTGGCCGAGGTCCGCCGCTACACCGAGGCCATCGCACGTGGCGTCGGCGTCCGTGGCCTGCTCAACGTGCAGTACGCGCTCAAGGACGACGTGCTCTACGTCCTGGAGGCCAACCCGCGGGCGTCGCGGACCGTTCCGTTCGTCTCCAAGGCGACGGCGGTGCCGCTGGCCAAGGCGGCGGCCCGGATCGCGCTCGGCGCCACCATCGCCGAGCTGCGCGCCGAGGGCCTGCTGCCGGCGACCGGTGACGGGGGCACGATGCCCGCCGACGCGCCGGTCGCCGTCAAGGAGGCGGTGCTGCCGTTCAAGCGTTTCCGGACCCGCTCCGGCAAGGGGATCGACTCGCTGCTCGGGCCGGAGATGAAGTCGACCGGTGAGGTGATGGGCATCGACACCAACTTCGGGCACGCGTTCGCCAAGAGCCAGTCGGCCGCGTACGGCTCGCTGCCGACCGCCGGGAAGATCTTCGTGTCGGTGGCCAACCGGGACAAGCGCGGCATGATCTTCCCGATCAAGCGGCTGGCCGACCTGGGCTTCGAGATCGTCGCGACCGCTGGCACGGCCGAGGTGCTGCGTCGGCACGGCATCGCCTGCGAGCAGATCCGCAAGCACTACCAGGCGGGTGAGGGAGACGACGCGGTGTCGCTGATCGGCGGCGGCCACGTCGCGCTGGTGATCAACACGCCGCAGGGCTCGGGTGCCAGCGCCCGTTCCGACGGCTACGAGATCCGCAGTGCGGCCGTCACCGCGGACATCCCCTGCATCACCACCGTCCCCGGGGCCGCCGCGGCCGTGATGGGCATCGAGGCGCGGATCCGGGGCGACATGCGGGTGCGCCCCCTGCAGGACCTGCACGCCACCCTGCGGGCGGCCCAGTGA
- a CDS encoding quinone-dependent dihydroorotate dehydrogenase, with the protein MTVFERVVRPRLFRLGGGDAEAAHEWTLRRLATVSRHPAALAALRARYAVDAPRTVFGVRFPNPVGLAAGMDKDGAALPAWPALGFGFVEVGTVTAHAQPGNPRPRLFRLPASEAVVNRMGFNNAGAAALAARLAALPRPLGVPLGISLGKSKVTPLDEAVEDYLASYRALRGHGDYFAVNVSSPNTPGLRSLQDRAHLDALLGALVGEKPVLVKIAPDLTEAAIAELLEVCLARGAAGVIATNTTLSRDGLAAVDADRGEQAGGLSGRPLTGRAREVVAFVHRETGGRLPIIGVGGVLDPDDATRMFDAGASLVQLYTGFIYRGPALVRAAARASATAVTPDPVAGR; encoded by the coding sequence GTGACAGTGTTCGAGCGGGTCGTACGACCTCGGTTGTTCCGCCTCGGCGGCGGGGACGCGGAGGCGGCGCACGAGTGGACACTGCGGCGGTTGGCCACTGTGTCGCGGCATCCGGCCGCGCTGGCCGCGCTACGGGCCCGGTACGCGGTCGACGCGCCGCGCACGGTGTTCGGCGTGCGGTTCCCCAACCCGGTCGGGTTGGCCGCCGGCATGGACAAGGACGGCGCCGCGCTGCCGGCGTGGCCGGCGCTCGGCTTCGGCTTCGTCGAGGTCGGCACTGTCACCGCGCACGCCCAGCCGGGCAATCCCCGGCCGCGGCTGTTCCGGCTGCCGGCCAGCGAGGCGGTGGTCAACCGGATGGGCTTCAACAACGCCGGTGCCGCCGCGCTGGCCGCCCGGCTGGCGGCGCTGCCGCGCCCGCTCGGGGTGCCGCTGGGCATCTCGCTGGGCAAGTCCAAGGTGACCCCGCTGGACGAGGCGGTCGAGGACTACCTCGCCTCGTACCGGGCGCTGCGCGGGCACGGCGACTACTTCGCGGTGAACGTGTCCTCACCGAACACGCCGGGCCTGCGCTCGTTGCAGGACCGCGCCCACCTGGACGCGCTGCTCGGCGCGCTGGTGGGGGAGAAGCCGGTGCTGGTCAAGATCGCCCCTGACCTGACCGAGGCGGCGATCGCCGAACTGCTGGAGGTCTGCCTGGCCCGAGGCGCCGCCGGGGTGATCGCCACCAACACCACGCTGTCCCGCGACGGGCTCGCCGCCGTGGACGCCGACCGTGGCGAGCAGGCCGGTGGTCTCTCCGGTCGACCGTTGACCGGCCGCGCCCGGGAGGTGGTGGCCTTCGTGCATCGCGAGACCGGTGGTCGGCTGCCCATCATCGGGGTCGGTGGGGTGCTCGACCCGGACGACGCCACTCGGATGTTCGACGCCGGAGCCTCCCTGGTGCAGCTCTACACCGGCTTCATCTACCGGGGCCCGGCCCTGGTCCGGGCTGCCGCCCGGGCGAGTGCCACGGCGGTGACACCGGATCCGGTCGCCGGCCGGTGA
- a CDS encoding guanylate kinase: MSTDDEARPAARLTVLAGPSGSGRESVVELVRARSPSVWLPVPATTRPRRESEIDGVDRVFLAPAEFDRRLVAGELLEWSRIGSYRRGTPYPPLRARLDAGQPVLLPLDLPGAPLVRARLPDSRLVLLSPPGYRPDAQVAAAFEHTLTHDLTERVVEELVGLLGSSYPDPTWSRVRG; encoded by the coding sequence GTGAGCACGGATGACGAGGCGCGCCCGGCGGCTCGGCTCACTGTCCTGGCTGGACCTTCGGGTTCCGGCAGGGAGAGTGTCGTCGAGCTCGTCCGGGCGCGTTCTCCGTCCGTGTGGTTGCCCGTGCCGGCGACCACACGGCCGCGCCGCGAGTCGGAGATCGACGGGGTTGACCGCGTCTTCCTCGCCCCGGCCGAGTTCGACCGCCGGCTCGTCGCGGGCGAGCTGCTGGAGTGGTCCCGGATCGGCTCGTACCGCCGGGGCACCCCGTATCCACCGCTGCGTGCCCGGCTCGACGCCGGGCAGCCGGTGTTGCTCCCGCTCGACCTGCCCGGCGCTCCGCTGGTGCGCGCGCGCCTGCCGGACTCCCGGCTGGTGCTGCTGAGCCCGCCCGGTTACCGCCCCGACGCCCAGGTGGCGGCGGCCTTCGAGCACACGCTGACGCACGACCTCACCGAGCGGGTCGTCGAAGAGCTGGTAGGCTTACTCGGTTCTTCTTATCCGGATCCGACCTGGTCGCGCGTGCGCGGCTGA
- a CDS encoding adenosylmethionine--8-amino-7-oxononanoate transaminase codes for MTPEEILAVDRDHVWHPYAALPPANPPYVVRSAEGVRLRLADGRELVDGMSSWWAAIHGYRHPVLDAAVTDQLGRMSHVMFGGLTHEPAVQLARTLVELTPEGLEHVFLADSGSVSVEVAVKMCLQYQRAVGQPQRRRLATWRGGYHGDTFHPMSVCDPEGGMHHLWGDVLPRQVFAPVPPGGFDDPPDDAYVAALVETVERYAHELAAVIVEPVVQGAGGMRFHHPGYLRVLREVTRAHGVLLIFDEIATGFGRTGAMFAAEHAGVTPDVLCVGKALTGGYLTLAATLCTPEIARGISAAGVLAHGPTFMGNPLACAVANASIGLLRAGDWAGQVARVGAGLRAGLEPLRGTPGVADVRVLGAIGVVQLDHEVDLGAATAAAAGQGVWLRPFRDLVYTMPPYVTDDADLARIAAGVAAAVAAG; via the coding sequence GTGACCCCCGAGGAGATCCTGGCCGTCGACCGGGACCACGTCTGGCATCCGTACGCGGCACTGCCGCCGGCGAACCCGCCGTACGTGGTGCGCAGCGCCGAGGGCGTACGCCTGCGGCTGGCCGACGGCCGTGAGCTGGTGGACGGGATGTCGTCGTGGTGGGCGGCGATCCACGGGTACCGGCACCCGGTGTTGGACGCGGCGGTCACCGACCAGCTCGGACGGATGAGCCACGTGATGTTCGGCGGGCTCACCCACGAGCCCGCCGTGCAGCTCGCCCGCACCCTGGTCGAGCTGACGCCGGAGGGCCTGGAGCACGTGTTCCTGGCCGACTCCGGGTCGGTGAGCGTCGAGGTGGCGGTGAAGATGTGCCTGCAGTACCAGCGGGCCGTCGGGCAGCCGCAGCGGCGTCGGTTGGCGACCTGGCGGGGCGGCTACCACGGTGACACGTTCCACCCGATGAGCGTTTGCGACCCGGAGGGCGGGATGCACCACCTCTGGGGCGACGTGCTGCCCCGACAGGTGTTCGCCCCGGTGCCGCCGGGCGGCTTCGACGACCCACCCGACGACGCGTACGTGGCGGCGCTGGTGGAGACCGTCGAGCGGTACGCCCACGAACTGGCCGCCGTGATCGTCGAGCCGGTCGTCCAGGGCGCCGGCGGGATGCGCTTCCACCATCCGGGTTACCTCCGGGTGCTGCGTGAGGTGACCCGCGCCCACGGAGTGCTGTTGATCTTCGACGAGATCGCCACCGGGTTCGGCCGTACCGGTGCGATGTTCGCCGCCGAGCACGCCGGGGTGACCCCGGACGTGCTGTGCGTGGGCAAGGCGCTCACCGGGGGCTACCTGACGCTCGCGGCGACGCTCTGCACGCCGGAGATCGCCCGGGGCATCTCCGCCGCCGGTGTGCTGGCGCACGGACCCACGTTCATGGGCAACCCCCTGGCCTGCGCGGTGGCCAACGCCTCCATCGGTCTGCTCCGGGCCGGAGACTGGGCGGGGCAGGTCGCCAGGGTCGGCGCCGGCCTGCGCGCCGGCCTGGAGCCGCTGCGCGGTACGCCGGGTGTCGCCGACGTGCGGGTGCTCGGCGCGATCGGGGTGGTCCAGTTGGATCACGAGGTCGACCTCGGCGCGGCCACCGCCGCCGCGGCCGGACAGGGGGTGTGGCTGCGCCCGTTCCGCGATCTTGTCTACACGATGCCGCCGTACGTCACCGACGACGCCGACCTGGCCCGGATCGCTGCCGGCGTGGCGGCGGCCGTGGCGGCCGGCTGA
- the pyrF gene encoding orotidine-5'-phosphate decarboxylase, giving the protein MESFGTRLHRAVAERGPLCVGIDPHPGLLASWGLADDVKGLDRFTRTVVEALGDRVAVVKPQSAFFERFGSHGVAILESTIRQLRDAGSLVLLDVKRGDIGSTVSAYASAYLDPSSPLYVDAVTASPYLGVGSLAPMFELAAEHGGGVFVLALTSNPEGAAVQRARTADGRTVAQTVIDEISQLNSGATPLGSFGLVVGATIGDTGHDLSGVGGPLLAPGLGAQGAGAADLRTVFGSSLASVLPSYSREVLSAGPDVAALRAAADRVLADCRAVLPAR; this is encoded by the coding sequence ATGGAGAGCTTCGGAACCCGGCTGCACCGGGCGGTCGCCGAGCGGGGGCCGCTCTGTGTGGGCATCGACCCGCATCCCGGTCTGCTGGCCAGTTGGGGTCTCGCCGACGACGTCAAGGGTCTTGACCGCTTCACCCGGACCGTCGTGGAAGCCCTCGGTGACCGGGTTGCGGTGGTCAAGCCTCAGTCGGCCTTTTTCGAGCGTTTCGGGTCCCACGGCGTGGCCATTCTTGAGTCAACTATCCGACAGTTGCGCGATGCCGGCTCGCTCGTTCTGCTCGACGTGAAGCGCGGCGACATCGGCTCGACGGTGAGCGCGTACGCCTCCGCGTACCTCGATCCATCCAGCCCTCTGTATGTCGACGCGGTCACCGCGAGCCCCTACCTCGGCGTCGGTTCGCTGGCCCCGATGTTCGAGTTGGCCGCCGAGCACGGCGGCGGGGTGTTCGTACTGGCTCTCACCTCCAACCCCGAGGGGGCGGCCGTGCAACGGGCCCGTACGGCCGACGGTCGCACCGTGGCGCAAACCGTGATCGACGAGATTTCCCAGCTCAACAGTGGTGCGACCCCGCTCGGCAGCTTCGGTCTGGTGGTCGGGGCGACCATCGGCGACACCGGTCACGACCTCTCCGGCGTGGGGGGTCCGCTGCTCGCCCCGGGCCTCGGTGCGCAGGGTGCCGGGGCCGCCGATCTGCGGACCGTCTTCGGTTCGAGCCTCGCCTCGGTGCTCCCGTCGTACTCCCGGGAGGTGCTCTCGGCGGGCCCCGACGTCGCTGCCCTGCGGGCCGCCGCGGACCGGGTGTTGGCCGACTGCCGGGCCGTCCTGCCTGCCCGCTGA
- the mihF gene encoding integration host factor, actinobacterial type, whose protein sequence is MPLPSLTPEQRAAALEKAAEIRKARAQLKEQLKQGKTTLGAVLERAESDDVVGKLKVSAVLQAMPGIGKIRATQIMEKLKIADSRRLRGLGEQQRKALLGEFAAN, encoded by the coding sequence GTGCCGCTCCCGTCACTGACCCCCGAACAACGCGCTGCCGCGCTCGAGAAGGCCGCGGAGATCCGCAAGGCCCGTGCTCAGCTGAAGGAGCAGCTCAAGCAGGGCAAGACCACCCTCGGTGCTGTCCTTGAGCGCGCCGAGAGCGACGACGTCGTCGGCAAGCTCAAGGTTTCTGCCGTCCTGCAGGCCATGCCGGGCATCGGCAAGATCCGGGCTACCCAGATCATGGAGAAGCTCAAGATCGCCGACAGCCGTCGCCTGCGTGGCCTCGGCGAGCAGCAGCGCAAGGCACTGCTTGGAGAGTTCGCCGCCAACTGA